A single region of the Cereibacter sphaeroides 2.4.1 genome encodes:
- a CDS encoding ligase-associated DNA damage response DEXH box helicase, whose amino-acid sequence MSPLPPFLAPYFDARGWTLHPHQEEMLARAEEPALLLVAPTGGGKTLAGFLPTLAELGPAPGPGLHTLYISPLKALAADIRRNLRAPIEGAGLAIRVEDRTGDTGSHVRRRQRADPPHILLTTPESLALLLSYEDAPRIFAGLQRVIVDEIHALAESKRGDQLMLCLARLQRLAPGLRRVGLSATVEDPPALARFLAAHPGPCRVLMADPGPDPDIAMLETEAPPPWAGGGGRHAIPEVLAEIRRHRTTLVFHNTRAQAELFFHALWLANEDDLPIGIHHGSLSREQRERVEAAMVSGALRAIVCTGSLDLGIDWGDVDLVIQVGAPKNVKRLVQRIGRANHRYNAPSKALLVPANRFEVVECLAALEAVRDHALDGEPRGPGPRDVLCQHILVTAAAGPFGADALYAEVTSAGPYAALSRADFDACLDFVATGGYALRAYDRWQRIRLKEGLWQLRDPRTAQVIRMNIGTIIDTEVLKVRMRGRGGTPLGEIEEGFAATLTPGDTFLMAGQVVRYEGLHEMTVEVTRNPGRDPRVATFNGTKFATSTLLTHRILELFQQPGWPDLPRHTADWLALQREVSRLPEADRLLVESFPHDGREHLCIYGFAGRNAQQTLGLLLTKRMEEERLSPLGFVATDYATLIWGLEAVTDPAPLFEPDRLREGLEGWLAGNAVMKRTFRNSAIIAGLIERTHMGRRRTGKQATFSSDILYDTLMRHDPGHLLLRITREEAERGLVDFGRIEEMLARTHGRIDAVRLSRVTPLAAPLFLEMGRVPVEGAGRQRLMEEQAAALMAAAGLS is encoded by the coding sequence ATGAGCCCGCTGCCGCCGTTCCTCGCCCCCTATTTCGACGCCCGCGGCTGGACGCTCCACCCGCATCAGGAAGAGATGCTGGCCCGTGCGGAGGAGCCCGCGCTCCTCCTCGTGGCGCCCACGGGCGGCGGCAAGACGCTGGCCGGGTTCCTGCCCACGCTGGCCGAACTTGGCCCCGCGCCGGGGCCGGGCCTCCACACGCTCTACATCTCGCCGCTGAAGGCGCTGGCCGCCGACATCCGCCGCAACCTCCGCGCCCCGATCGAGGGCGCGGGTCTCGCCATCCGGGTCGAGGACCGCACCGGCGACACCGGCAGCCACGTCCGCCGCCGGCAGCGCGCCGATCCGCCCCACATCCTGCTGACGACGCCCGAAAGCCTCGCGCTGCTCCTGTCCTACGAGGATGCGCCGAGGATCTTTGCCGGCCTGCAACGGGTGATCGTGGACGAGATCCATGCGCTGGCCGAATCGAAGCGCGGCGACCAGCTGATGCTCTGCCTCGCGCGGCTCCAGCGGCTGGCGCCGGGGCTGCGCCGCGTGGGCCTGTCGGCCACGGTCGAGGATCCGCCGGCGCTGGCGCGCTTCCTCGCCGCCCATCCCGGCCCCTGCCGCGTGCTGATGGCCGATCCCGGGCCCGATCCCGACATCGCCATGCTCGAGACCGAGGCGCCCCCGCCCTGGGCCGGCGGCGGCGGGCGGCATGCGATCCCCGAGGTGCTGGCCGAGATCCGCCGCCACCGCACCACGCTCGTCTTCCACAACACGCGCGCGCAGGCCGAGCTTTTCTTCCACGCGCTCTGGCTGGCCAACGAGGACGACCTGCCCATCGGCATCCATCATGGCTCGCTCTCGCGCGAGCAGCGCGAGCGGGTCGAGGCGGCGATGGTGTCGGGCGCGCTGCGCGCCATCGTCTGCACAGGCTCGCTCGATCTGGGCATCGACTGGGGCGACGTCGATCTCGTGATCCAGGTGGGCGCGCCGAAGAACGTCAAGCGCCTCGTCCAGCGCATCGGGCGGGCGAACCACCGCTACAACGCGCCGTCGAAGGCGCTCCTCGTGCCCGCGAACCGGTTCGAGGTGGTCGAATGTCTGGCCGCCCTCGAAGCCGTGCGCGACCATGCGCTCGACGGCGAGCCGCGGGGGCCGGGGCCGCGCGATGTCCTCTGCCAGCATATCCTCGTCACCGCGGCGGCCGGGCCTTTCGGGGCCGATGCGCTTTACGCGGAGGTGACGAGCGCCGGCCCCTATGCCGCCCTCTCGCGCGCGGATTTCGATGCCTGCCTCGATTTCGTGGCCACGGGGGGCTATGCGCTGCGCGCCTACGACCGCTGGCAGCGGATCCGGCTGAAGGAGGGGCTCTGGCAGCTCCGCGACCCGCGCACGGCGCAGGTGATCCGCATGAACATCGGCACGATCATCGACACCGAGGTGCTGAAGGTGCGGATGCGCGGCCGCGGCGGCACGCCGCTGGGCGAGATCGAGGAGGGGTTTGCCGCCACCCTCACGCCCGGAGACACGTTCCTGATGGCGGGACAGGTCGTGCGCTACGAGGGGCTGCACGAGATGACGGTCGAGGTCACGCGCAACCCCGGCCGCGATCCGCGAGTGGCCACCTTCAACGGCACCAAGTTCGCCACCTCGACGCTCCTCACCCACCGGATCCTCGAGCTGTTCCAGCAACCCGGCTGGCCCGACCTTCCGCGCCACACCGCCGACTGGCTGGCGTTGCAGCGCGAGGTCTCGCGCCTGCCCGAGGCCGACCGGCTGCTCGTCGAGAGCTTCCCCCACGACGGGCGCGAGCATCTGTGCATCTACGGCTTTGCGGGGCGCAACGCGCAGCAGACGCTGGGCCTTCTGCTCACCAAGCGGATGGAGGAGGAACGCCTGTCGCCCCTGGGCTTCGTCGCGACCGACTATGCGACGCTCATCTGGGGGCTCGAGGCCGTGACCGATCCCGCGCCGCTGTTCGAGCCCGACCGGCTGCGCGAAGGCCTCGAAGGCTGGCTCGCCGGCAATGCGGTGATGAAGCGGACCTTCCGCAATTCCGCCATCATCGCGGGCCTGATCGAGCGCACCCACATGGGCCGGCGGCGCACGGGCAAGCAGGCGACCTTCTCCTCCGACATCCTCTACGACACGCTGATGCGGCACGATCCCGGCCACCTCCTGCTGCGCATCACGCGCGAGGAGGCCGAGCGGGGCCTCGTGGATTTCGGCCGGATCGAGGAGATGCTGGCCCGCACCCACGGCCGCATCGACGCGGTGCGGCTCTCCCGCGTGACGCCTCTGGCCGCGCCGCTCTTTCTCGAGATGGGCCGCGTCCCGGTTGAGGGCGCCGGCCGCCAGCGGCTGATGGAGGAGCAGGCCGCGGCCCTGATGGCCGCCGCGGGGCTGAGCTGA
- the pdeM gene encoding ligase-associated DNA damage response endonuclease PdeM, producing the protein MNGHAFFFAGVRLTALPSGALWWPAERLLCVSDLHLGKAERLARRGGTLLPPYETQATLARLEADLEATGAERVLCLGDSFDDGAAADGLAEPERLWLRRLMTGRDWIWILGNHDPAPTACGGSHRATAVLGPLTFRHIAEGEAEVSGHYHPKCALAGRARPCFLLDGRRLILPAYGAYTGGLWCHDPALVALMQPGALAILTGAKAIPLPMPRRAPQTRPRSSSFAR; encoded by the coding sequence ATGAACGGACATGCTTTCTTCTTCGCCGGTGTGCGGCTCACGGCGCTGCCTTCGGGCGCGCTCTGGTGGCCTGCGGAACGGCTCCTCTGCGTCTCGGACCTGCATCTGGGCAAGGCCGAGCGGCTGGCGCGGCGCGGAGGCACGCTCCTGCCGCCCTACGAGACGCAGGCGACGCTCGCCCGCCTCGAAGCCGATCTCGAGGCCACGGGGGCCGAGCGCGTCCTCTGCCTCGGCGATTCGTTCGACGACGGGGCCGCGGCCGACGGACTGGCCGAGCCCGAGCGGCTCTGGCTTCGGCGGCTGATGACGGGGCGCGACTGGATCTGGATCCTCGGCAATCACGATCCGGCACCCACCGCCTGCGGCGGCAGCCACCGGGCGACCGCGGTGCTTGGCCCCCTCACCTTCCGCCATATCGCGGAGGGCGAGGCCGAGGTCTCGGGCCATTACCATCCGAAATGCGCGCTGGCGGGGCGGGCCCGGCCCTGCTTTCTCCTCGACGGGCGGCGGCTGATCCTGCCGGCCTACGGCGCCTATACCGGCGGGCTCTGGTGCCACGATCCCGCACTGGTGGCGCTGATGCAGCCCGGCGCCCTCGCGATCCTGACCGGCGCCAAGGCGATCCCGCTGCCGATGCCGCGGCGCGCGCCTCAGACGAGGCCGCGCTCCTCCAGCTTCGCGCGGTGA
- a CDS encoding LytTR family DNA-binding domain-containing protein, with protein MSVSRPYAECLAAPLPWIVWAVTSVGLAVSGPFGSYQAVALPERLLVWSALAAITLGLGLALRVWFAAVGLRDLKRGAGLALAVAGVLTLPIWWLMQLAFGPEAPSALEVAPALFCAGLGLSSVRLGARPQPVPDGQPRLLQRMEPELRGALVSMTVRDHYVDVVTSAGLSSLLLRFSDAMDETEGVPGAQVHRSHWVAWSAVTGTEREPGKLFLLLSDGSRIPVSRAHRAKLEERGLV; from the coding sequence TTGTCCGTCTCGCGCCCTTACGCCGAATGTCTTGCCGCCCCTCTTCCCTGGATCGTCTGGGCTGTGACCTCCGTGGGCCTCGCCGTGTCCGGCCCCTTCGGCAGTTATCAGGCCGTCGCCCTGCCGGAGCGTCTTCTGGTCTGGAGCGCACTGGCCGCCATCACCCTCGGGCTCGGGCTGGCGCTCCGCGTCTGGTTCGCGGCCGTGGGCCTGCGCGATCTGAAGCGGGGGGCGGGCCTCGCGCTCGCGGTGGCCGGGGTGCTTACGCTGCCGATCTGGTGGCTGATGCAGCTGGCCTTCGGACCCGAGGCCCCGAGTGCCCTCGAAGTGGCGCCCGCGCTCTTCTGCGCGGGGCTGGGCCTTTCGTCGGTCCGGCTCGGCGCCCGGCCGCAGCCCGTGCCGGACGGGCAGCCGCGGCTCCTGCAGCGGATGGAGCCGGAGCTCAGGGGCGCGCTGGTCTCGATGACGGTGCGCGATCACTATGTCGACGTGGTGACGAGCGCCGGGCTCTCGAGCCTTCTGCTGCGCTTTTCGGACGCCATGGACGAGACCGAGGGCGTGCCGGGGGCGCAGGTCCACCGCTCGCACTGGGTGGCCTGGTCGGCGGTGACGGGAACCGAGCGCGAGCCGGGCAAGCTCTTCCTGCTGCTCAGCGACGGCAGCCGCATCCCTGTCAGCCGCGCTCACCGCGCGAAGCTGGAGGAGCGCGGCCTCGTCTGA
- the folD gene encoding bifunctional methylenetetrahydrofolate dehydrogenase/methenyltetrahydrofolate cyclohydrolase FolD gives MTAKRIDGKAFAAGVRARVAEEVARLKEGHGIVPGLAVVLVGEDPASQVYVGAKGKQTVEVGMASFEHRLPAGTSEAELLALIDRLNHDPAVHGILVQLPLPAHLNADLVINALDPAKDVDGFHISNVGRLGTGQKSMVPCTPLGCLMMLRDHLGALSGLNAVVVGRSNIVGKPMAQLLLGESCTVTIAHSRTRDLAAVCRGADILVAAVGRPEMITGDFVKPGATVIDVGINRIERDGKTKLVGDVDYASAAEVAGAITPVPGGVGPMTIACLLANTLTACCRANGLPEPQGLTA, from the coding sequence ATGACGGCGAAGCGGATCGACGGCAAGGCCTTCGCGGCGGGCGTGCGCGCCCGGGTGGCCGAAGAGGTGGCGCGGCTGAAGGAGGGGCACGGCATCGTGCCGGGCCTCGCCGTGGTCCTCGTGGGCGAGGATCCCGCGAGCCAGGTCTATGTGGGCGCCAAGGGCAAGCAGACGGTCGAGGTGGGCATGGCCTCGTTCGAGCACCGGCTGCCCGCCGGGACCTCCGAGGCGGAACTTCTCGCGCTGATCGACCGGCTGAACCACGACCCGGCCGTGCACGGCATCCTCGTGCAGCTGCCGCTGCCTGCGCATCTGAATGCGGATCTCGTCATCAATGCGCTCGATCCGGCCAAGGACGTGGACGGGTTCCACATCTCCAACGTGGGCCGTCTCGGCACCGGGCAGAAGAGCATGGTGCCCTGCACGCCGCTCGGCTGTCTGATGATGCTGCGCGATCATCTGGGTGCTCTCTCGGGGCTGAATGCCGTCGTGGTGGGCCGCTCGAACATCGTGGGCAAGCCCATGGCGCAGCTCCTGCTGGGCGAGAGCTGCACGGTCACCATCGCCCACTCGCGGACCCGGGACCTCGCCGCCGTCTGCCGCGGCGCCGACATCCTCGTGGCGGCGGTGGGCCGGCCCGAGATGATCACCGGCGATTTCGTGAAGCCGGGCGCCACGGTCATCGACGTGGGCATCAACCGGATCGAGCGCGACGGCAAGACGAAGCTCGTGGGCGATGTGGACTATGCCTCCGCCGCCGAGGTGGCGGGCGCCATCACGCCGGTGCCGGGCGGCGTGGGGCCGATGACCATCGCCTGCCTGCTGGCCAACACGCTGACCGCCTGCTGCCGTGCGAACGGCCTGCCCGAGCCGCAGGGCCTGACGGCCTGA
- a CDS encoding chorismate mutase encodes MRAPEDCHSMEDLRAMIDALDAKIVGLMAQRAGYIDRAAEIKTDVGLPARIDSRVEEVVRNVRVRAMAEGLDPALIETLWRILIDWSIAREEEVLGPDAPQEGTE; translated from the coding sequence GTGCGAGCCCCGGAAGATTGCCACTCGATGGAAGACCTGCGCGCGATGATCGACGCGCTCGACGCGAAGATCGTCGGGCTCATGGCGCAGCGCGCGGGCTACATCGACCGTGCCGCCGAGATCAAGACCGACGTGGGCCTGCCTGCGCGCATCGACTCGCGCGTCGAGGAGGTGGTGCGCAATGTCCGTGTGCGCGCCATGGCCGAAGGTCTGGATCCGGCCCTGATCGAAACGCTCTGGCGCATCCTGATCGACTGGTCGATTGCGCGCGAGGAAGAGGTTCTGGGGCCCGACGCCCCGCAGGAGGGGACGGAATGA
- a CDS encoding formate--tetrahydrofolate ligase yields the protein MAVQTDIEIARAARKKPIQEIGAGLGIPAEALIPYGHDKAKVGQGFIRGLEGRPDGKLILVTAINPTPAGEGKTTTTVGLGDGLNRIGKKAVICIREASLGPNFGMKGGAAGGGRAQVVPMEDMNLHFTGDFHAITAAHNLLAAMIDNHIYWGNALELDARRITWRRVMDMNDRALRDTVVNLGGVANGFPRQTGFDITVASEVMAILCLADDLEDLERRLGRIVVGYRRDKSPVYCRDLKAAGAMAVLLKDAMQPNLVQTIENNPAFVHGGPFANIAHGCNSVIATRTALKLADYVVTEAGFGADLGAEKFFDIKCRLAGLKPSAAVVVATVRALKMNGGVAREDLGREDVAALRRGCANLGRHIANVKGFGVPVVVAINHFTTDTEAEIEAVRAYAAGQGAEAFLCRHWAEGSAGIEDLAQKVVELAETPSMFAPLYPDDMPLFEKMETVARRIYHAHDVIADHVIRDQLRTWEEAGYGALPVCMAKTQYSFTTDAAIRGAPEGHSIPIREVRLAAGAGFVVAICGEIRTMPGLPSQPAAELIHLDEEGRIEGLF from the coding sequence ATGGCTGTCCAGACCGATATCGAGATCGCGCGCGCGGCGCGAAAGAAGCCCATCCAGGAGATCGGTGCCGGGCTCGGCATCCCGGCCGAGGCGCTGATCCCCTACGGTCACGACAAGGCCAAGGTCGGACAGGGCTTCATCCGCGGGCTCGAGGGTCGGCCGGACGGCAAGCTCATCCTCGTGACCGCGATCAACCCCACGCCCGCGGGCGAGGGAAAGACCACGACGACGGTCGGTCTCGGCGACGGGCTGAACCGGATCGGCAAGAAGGCGGTCATCTGCATCCGCGAGGCCTCGCTCGGGCCGAACTTCGGCATGAAGGGCGGGGCGGCGGGCGGCGGGCGCGCGCAGGTCGTGCCGATGGAGGATATGAACCTCCATTTCACCGGCGATTTCCACGCGATCACGGCGGCGCACAACCTGCTGGCGGCCATGATCGACAACCACATCTACTGGGGCAACGCGCTGGAGCTCGACGCCCGGCGCATCACCTGGCGGCGGGTGATGGACATGAACGACCGCGCGCTGCGCGACACGGTGGTGAACCTCGGCGGCGTGGCGAACGGATTTCCGCGCCAGACGGGCTTCGACATCACCGTGGCCTCCGAGGTGATGGCGATCCTCTGCCTCGCGGACGATCTGGAGGATCTCGAACGCCGTCTCGGCCGGATCGTCGTAGGCTACCGGCGCGACAAGAGCCCGGTCTATTGCCGCGACCTGAAGGCCGCAGGCGCGATGGCCGTGCTGCTCAAGGATGCGATGCAGCCGAACCTCGTGCAGACGATCGAGAACAACCCGGCCTTCGTCCATGGCGGACCTTTCGCCAACATCGCCCACGGCTGCAACTCGGTGATCGCCACGCGCACGGCGCTGAAGCTGGCCGACTATGTCGTGACCGAGGCGGGCTTCGGGGCGGATCTCGGGGCCGAGAAGTTCTTCGACATCAAGTGCCGGCTGGCGGGGCTGAAGCCCTCGGCCGCCGTGGTCGTGGCCACGGTCCGGGCGCTCAAGATGAACGGGGGCGTGGCGCGCGAGGATCTCGGGCGCGAGGATGTCGCGGCGCTCCGGCGCGGCTGCGCGAACCTCGGGCGGCACATCGCCAATGTGAAGGGCTTCGGCGTGCCGGTCGTGGTGGCGATCAACCATTTCACCACCGACACCGAGGCCGAGATCGAGGCCGTGCGCGCCTATGCGGCGGGGCAGGGGGCAGAGGCGTTCCTCTGCCGCCACTGGGCGGAAGGCTCGGCCGGGATCGAGGATCTGGCGCAGAAGGTGGTCGAGCTGGCCGAGACGCCCTCGATGTTCGCGCCGCTCTATCCCGACGACATGCCGCTTTTCGAGAAGATGGAGACCGTGGCACGTCGCATCTATCACGCACATGACGTGATTGCCGACCATGTGATCCGCGACCAGCTGCGAACATGGGAGGAAGCGGGATACGGGGCGCTGCCGGTATGCATGGCCAAGACGCAATACAGCTTCACGACCGATGCGGCGATCCGGGGCGCGCCCGAGGGGCACTCCATTCCCATCCGCGAGGTGAGGCTGGCGGCCGGCGCGGGATTCGTCGTCGCGATCTGCGGCGAGATCCGCACCATGCCAGGCCTGCCGAGCCAGCCCGCGGCCGAACTTATCCATCTGGACGAAGAGGGACGGATCGAAGGCCTCTTCTGA
- the ftsH gene encoding ATP-dependent zinc metalloprotease FtsH — protein MGNARNIAFWVVLFLLILALFNLFSGGQTTSSSRTISYSDFIARVDNGEVSSVTLDGERVMVRGKDGTQYVAIKPQGEEVTDRLINHGVEVRAEAQEQSGFFSLISLWLPFLVLIGIWIFFMNRMQGGGRGGAMGFGKSRAKLLTEKQGRVTFDDVAGIDEAKEELEEIVEFLRNPQKFSRLGGKIPKGALLVGPPGTGKTLLARAIAGEAGVPFFTISGSDFVEMFVGVGASRVRDMFEQAKKNAPCIVFIDEIDAVGRARGVGIGGGNDEREQTLNQLLVEMDGFEANEGVIIVAATNRKDVLDPALLRPGRFDRTIHVPNPDIKGREKILSVHARKVPLGPNVDLRLIARGTPGFSGADLMNLVNEAALLAARVGRRFVTMDDFENAKDKVMMGAERRSMVLTADQKEKTAYHEAGHAIVGLNLPKCDPVYKATIIPRGGALGMVVSLPEMDRLNMHKDEGKQKIAMTMAGKAAEIIKYGEEAVSSGPAGDIQQASALARAMVMRWGMSDVVGNIDYAEAHEGYQGNTAGFSVSAETKKMIEAEVKRLIDEGYQTAYRILTEKSEEFERLAKGLLEYETLTGDQIRRVIAGEPIDSDDDADRPVGGGSVAAIPKTRPKVIKADGGLEPSV, from the coding sequence GTGGGCAACGCGCGAAATATCGCTTTCTGGGTGGTCCTGTTTCTGCTGATCCTGGCGCTTTTCAACCTGTTCAGCGGCGGCCAGACCACCAGCAGCTCGCGCACCATCTCCTATTCCGATTTCATCGCCCGGGTGGACAATGGCGAGGTTTCCTCGGTCACGCTCGACGGCGAACGGGTAATGGTGCGCGGCAAGGACGGCACGCAGTATGTGGCGATCAAGCCGCAGGGCGAAGAGGTGACAGACCGTCTGATCAATCATGGCGTGGAAGTGCGTGCCGAGGCGCAGGAGCAGTCGGGCTTCTTCTCGCTGATCTCGCTCTGGCTTCCCTTCCTCGTGCTGATCGGCATCTGGATCTTCTTCATGAACCGGATGCAGGGCGGCGGGCGCGGCGGGGCGATGGGCTTCGGCAAGAGCCGGGCCAAGCTTCTGACCGAAAAGCAGGGCCGCGTCACCTTCGACGACGTGGCCGGCATCGACGAAGCCAAGGAAGAGCTGGAAGAGATCGTCGAATTCCTGCGCAACCCGCAGAAATTCAGCCGTCTCGGCGGCAAGATCCCCAAGGGCGCGCTGCTCGTGGGCCCGCCCGGCACCGGCAAGACGCTTCTGGCGCGTGCCATCGCGGGCGAGGCCGGCGTGCCCTTCTTCACCATCTCGGGTTCGGATTTCGTCGAAATGTTCGTGGGTGTCGGTGCCTCCCGTGTCCGTGACATGTTCGAGCAGGCCAAGAAGAACGCGCCCTGCATCGTCTTCATCGACGAGATCGACGCCGTGGGCCGCGCCCGTGGCGTGGGCATCGGCGGCGGCAACGACGAGCGCGAGCAGACGCTGAACCAGCTTCTGGTCGAGATGGACGGGTTCGAGGCCAACGAGGGCGTCATCATCGTCGCGGCCACCAACCGCAAGGACGTGCTGGACCCGGCGCTGCTGCGCCCCGGCCGCTTCGACCGCACGATCCATGTGCCGAACCCCGACATCAAGGGCCGCGAGAAGATCCTGTCGGTCCATGCCCGCAAGGTTCCGCTGGGGCCGAACGTCGACCTGCGCCTGATCGCGCGCGGCACGCCGGGCTTCTCGGGCGCCGACCTGATGAACCTCGTGAACGAGGCGGCGCTGCTCGCGGCCCGCGTCGGGCGGCGGTTCGTCACGATGGACGATTTCGAGAATGCCAAGGACAAGGTCATGATGGGGGCCGAGCGGCGCTCGATGGTCCTCACCGCCGACCAGAAGGAGAAGACCGCCTACCACGAGGCCGGTCACGCCATCGTCGGTCTGAACCTTCCCAAGTGCGACCCGGTATACAAGGCCACGATCATCCCGCGGGGCGGTGCGCTCGGCATGGTGGTCAGCCTGCCCGAGATGGACCGGCTGAACATGCACAAGGACGAGGGCAAGCAGAAGATCGCCATGACCATGGCGGGCAAGGCGGCCGAGATCATCAAATACGGTGAAGAGGCGGTCTCCTCCGGCCCGGCGGGCGACATCCAGCAGGCCTCGGCGCTCGCGCGCGCCATGGTGATGCGCTGGGGCATGTCGGACGTCGTCGGCAACATCGACTATGCCGAGGCGCATGAGGGCTATCAGGGCAATACCGCGGGCTTCTCGGTCTCGGCCGAGACCAAGAAGATGATCGAGGCGGAGGTGAAGCGCCTGATCGACGAGGGCTACCAGACCGCTTACCGGATCCTCACCGAGAAGTCGGAAGAGTTCGAACGTCTGGCCAAGGGCCTCCTCGAATACGAGACGCTCACCGGCGACCAGATCCGCCGTGTGATCGCGGGCGAGCCGATCGACTCGGACGACGATGCCGACCGTCCGGTGGGCGGCGGCTCGGTGGCCGCGATCCCGAAGACCCGGCCGAAGGTCATCAAGGCGGATGGCGGGCTCGAGCCCTCCGTCTGA
- the tilS gene encoding tRNA lysidine(34) synthetase TilS, with translation MPLRERFLRGPGLRETRALGLAVSGGGDSMALLHLAAEAGIATRAVTVDHGLRPEAADEARAVGRVCADLGVPHDILRWEGWDGRGNLMDQARRARLRLIAGWARGAGLEAVALGHTRDDVAETFLMRLARGAGVDGLAAMQAVRRAEGMVWLRPLLGIGREELRADLRRRGASWIEDPSNDNPAFDRVRMRQAMESLADLGLRPERLADVAGHLAEVRDALDLQLREAAGRLARVDRGDVVLAPPVLELPPEILRRLLQAALQWVASAEYGPRGPALGEAMRRVFDGTTVTLHGCRLAPRREGLRIGREWQAVRSVVAAVGERWDGRWDLQAPGGADFSTDGLETRALGPEGLARCPDWRASGLPRPSLLAAPSVWRGDALVAAPLAGLSNGWTAVAHPLQNGDFLSLLSH, from the coding sequence ATGCCGCTGCGCGAGCGGTTCCTGAGGGGCCCGGGGCTGCGCGAGACGCGGGCCCTGGGCCTCGCCGTTTCGGGGGGCGGCGATTCCATGGCGCTGCTGCATCTCGCGGCCGAGGCGGGGATCGCCACGCGCGCGGTGACGGTGGATCACGGCCTGCGGCCCGAGGCCGCGGACGAGGCGCGCGCGGTGGGCCGCGTCTGTGCAGACCTTGGGGTGCCCCACGACATCCTGCGGTGGGAGGGCTGGGACGGGCGCGGCAACCTGATGGATCAGGCGCGGCGCGCCCGGCTGCGGCTGATCGCGGGTTGGGCGCGGGGGGCCGGGCTCGAGGCGGTGGCGCTCGGCCATACGCGCGACGATGTGGCCGAGACCTTCCTCATGCGGCTCGCGCGCGGGGCAGGGGTCGACGGTCTCGCCGCCATGCAGGCGGTGCGGCGGGCCGAGGGAATGGTCTGGCTGCGCCCGCTGCTCGGGATCGGCCGCGAGGAACTGCGTGCGGATCTGCGCCGCCGCGGCGCCAGCTGGATCGAGGATCCCTCGAACGACAATCCCGCCTTCGACCGGGTGCGGATGCGACAGGCGATGGAAAGCCTTGCCGACCTCGGCCTCCGCCCCGAGCGGCTGGCCGATGTGGCGGGCCATCTGGCCGAGGTCCGCGATGCGCTCGATCTGCAGCTCCGCGAGGCCGCCGGACGCCTCGCGCGGGTGGATCGCGGCGATGTGGTGCTGGCGCCCCCCGTCCTCGAGCTTCCGCCGGAGATCCTGCGCCGGCTGCTGCAGGCCGCGCTGCAATGGGTGGCGTCGGCGGAATATGGTCCGCGGGGGCCTGCGCTCGGCGAAGCCATGCGCCGCGTCTTTGATGGGACGACGGTCACGCTCCACGGATGCCGGCTGGCGCCCCGCCGAGAAGGGCTGCGGATCGGCCGGGAATGGCAGGCTGTCCGGTCCGTCGTGGCGGCCGTGGGAGAGCGCTGGGATGGCCGCTGGGATCTGCAAGCTCCGGGAGGGGCGGACTTTTCCACCGACGGGCTCGAGACCCGAGCGCTCGGGCCCGAGGGTCTGGCCCGCTGCCCCGACTGGCGGGCCTCGGGCCTGCCGCGGCCGAGCCTTCTCGCCGCGCCGTCCGTCTGGCGCGGCGATGCGCTGGTGGCGGCCCCCCTCGCGGGACTGTCGAACGGCTGGACGGCCGTCGCGCACCCCCTGCAAAATGGGGATTTTCTTTCTCTACTATCGCATTGA
- the ybgF gene encoding tol-pal system protein YbgF, with protein sequence MRTLILAAALALAPLSAAAQDRAQTLADIKAEIAALQGQFNDLKRELVSTGAATSGAAGGSALQRMDAMEAAIAQVTAKAESLELKINRVVSDGSNRVGDLEFRVCELEEGCDIGAIGETKPLGGEASAAPAPTPAPAPAADPAGTFAVNEKADFDRAQEVLGQGDFRTAADLFKTFAETYTGGQLTYEAHYLRGEALSRLGETANAARAYLESFSGDPDGPRAPEALLKLGRALGDLRQTPEACVTLAEVGTRFPGSPSAAEAATTMQGLGCS encoded by the coding sequence ATGCGCACCCTGATCCTCGCCGCCGCGCTCGCGCTGGCGCCGCTGTCGGCGGCGGCGCAGGATCGCGCGCAGACGCTGGCCGACATCAAGGCCGAGATCGCCGCCCTTCAGGGGCAGTTCAACGACCTCAAGCGGGAGCTGGTCTCGACCGGCGCCGCCACCTCGGGGGCGGCGGGCGGGTCGGCCCTCCAACGCATGGATGCGATGGAGGCGGCCATCGCGCAGGTGACCGCCAAGGCCGAGTCGCTCGAACTGAAGATCAACCGCGTGGTCAGCGACGGCTCGAACCGCGTGGGCGATCTCGAGTTCCGCGTCTGCGAGCTCGAGGAGGGCTGCGACATCGGCGCCATCGGCGAGACGAAGCCGCTCGGCGGGGAAGCCTCGGCGGCGCCCGCGCCCACCCCTGCGCCGGCCCCGGCGGCCGATCCTGCCGGCACCTTCGCCGTCAACGAGAAAGCCGACTTCGACCGGGCCCAGGAGGTGCTCGGTCAAGGTGACTTTCGCACCGCCGCGGACCTCTTTAAGACCTTTGCCGAGACCTACACGGGCGGGCAACTGACCTACGAGGCGCATTATCTGCGCGGCGAGGCGCTGAGCCGGCTGGGCGAGACGGCCAATGCGGCGCGCGCCTATCTCGAGAGCTTTTCGGGCGATCCCGACGGGCCGCGCGCGCCCGAGGCGCTGCTGAAGCTCGGCCGGGCGCTCGGCGACCTGCGCCAGACGCCCGAGGCCTGCGTGACGCTGGCCGAGGTGGGCACCCGCTTCCCGGGCAGCCCGTCGGCGGCCGAGGCGGCCACGACCATGCAGGGGCTCGGCTGCAGCTGA